The following proteins are encoded in a genomic region of Aquifex aeolicus VF5:
- a CDS encoding NUDIX hydrolase has product MKKEFSAGGVLFKDGEVLLIKTPSNVWSFPKGNIEPGEKPEETAVREVWEETGVKGEILDYIGEIHYWYTLKGERIFKTVKYYLMKYKEGEPRPSWEVKDAKFFPIKEAKKLLKYKGDKEIFEKALKLKEKFKL; this is encoded by the coding sequence ATGAAGAAGGAGTTCTCCGCAGGGGGAGTGCTTTTCAAAGATGGAGAAGTGCTCCTCATAAAGACTCCCTCAAACGTATGGAGTTTTCCAAAGGGAAACATAGAGCCGGGAGAAAAACCTGAGGAAACGGCGGTAAGGGAAGTGTGGGAGGAAACAGGAGTAAAGGGAGAGATTCTGGATTACATAGGCGAAATCCACTACTGGTATACGCTAAAGGGGGAGCGGATTTTCAAAACCGTAAAGTACTACTTGATGAAGTATAAAGAGGGAGAGCCGAGACCCTCATGGGAAGTGAAAGACGCCAAGTTTTTTCCAATTAAAGAGGCTAAAAAGTTATTAAAGTACAAAGGAGACAAGGAAATCTTTGAAAAGGCTCTAAAACTCAAGGAAAAGTTCAAACTTTAA